TTTATCCCCGCGCGTCTGTCACGTAGGGGAGGCTGGCGCGTCCCGATGATCGTCGGAGAGTTCAAGAAACCACCGCGCCTGCCTCCCGACGTGATTCACGCGGAACCTTGCCTTTCGGCATTCAACGGCAAGGTGGTGCGAGGTCCGCGTCGGGCGGCAGGCGCGGTGGCGGCGCCGTCGTTTCGACGATGTGAGCGGCGCGCCAGCCGCCCCTACGCGCGATCGTCATCCGAAACGCGATCGTCATCCGAAACGCGGTCGTCGTCCGAAACGGGGCCGTCGTCGTCCGCAACGCGGTCGTCGTCCGCAACGCGGTCGGCGGCGGGGACGCGGCCGCCGGCGAGGACGCGGGCGCCGATCACCTGGTGGTCGAGGTGCGCGGCCTTGTCCATCTCGCGGATGAAGTGCGGGCGGTCGATCGAGACGCGCACGAGAAGCGTGCGGACGCCGAGCGGCGCGAACGCCTGCTCCCACTCCGGCCACCAGGGGGCGACGCCCTTGGCCAGCGGTTCGACGACGAAGATCGCCGCGCCGCGCCGCGCCGCGCCGACGAGACGCCGCAGCAGCGCGCCGCGCGCCGCTTCGTCGAGTTCGCTCGCCGACCAGCCGGCGACGTAGAGCGTGCCGCGGCCGCCGCGCGGGGCGGCGTTCGGCAGCTCGCCGCGCTGCGCGCGTCCCTCGAGCCCGAAGGCGCGCCACGTCCGCTCCGCCTCTTCGAGCGCCCAGCCGGAGCGGTCCACGCCGACGACCTGC
This DNA window, taken from bacterium, encodes the following:
- a CDS encoding methyltransferase, producing MNAPRLRASAGARRGRIGHNPDEREIIVPTAPYLESPLREAFDAWLEGTVSRFVPPLTFTELRKGAQALSTLYVERRGGGGLATRAIEGTGKRAALATYFAALHFLVAHHAVRAAEGHPALVAARRVVDLGCGTGAVGAAVAASLPAARQVVGVDRSGWALEEAERTWRAFGLEGRAQRGELPNAAPRGGRGTLYVAGWSASELDEAARGALLRRLVGAARRGAAIFVVEPLAKGVAPWWPEWEQAFAPLGVRTLLVRVSIDRPHFIREMDKAAHLDHQVIGARVLAGGRVPAADRVADDDRVADDDGPVSDDDRVSDDDRVSDDDRA